One Glandiceps talaboti chromosome 2, keGlaTala1.1, whole genome shotgun sequence genomic region harbors:
- the LOC144453696 gene encoding uncharacterized protein LOC144453696, whose product MLKWRNLQKWFKNGSTDNDSENNDYGNYGNNLVFATSPTLSDSLKFDKQCGYQNKVWTQGTSQQLIKLLQGDKENVDIKQLQQWQNFINDVDQLGEWLTDIVYQADSWKTPRGDVNSLRVHLERHLAFAIEIEAHQTLKESVVSEAVDCMKALPQSRQCLEELLLVIESQWEDLQNQIDVQYQQIEDALNALESSITTEDYARVVSPLSVEQAKDAVDHLTFKLHSKKRKNSPMESHISALNKQVESFSSVQSLDSILINTESVLNSSIDDSDGDKNNPDDEAVDDFQGDYQSLFDCLNQMQVVITQKDTDVIANNEQYQEICKEYKDEMDRLEATRRSINCQGHHLMTVYPNLTSEITSKLSDINDRWSCLQDHVVVDTMSSSASSSPSSQSSMLEELDDILVTLRVWLNDVECQLYNVSYNKCLNSDDVAELQKKSEEHQVLQSDIEKHARGVTAVLTLCDIVQDDVRACATDKDKEGLQAAAISLNRRWQAILTQAIDLQSKLEERLQEYKVDELPNVDDLSTASATASATAVRFSDMYCFEKPANCVPSKMVEGLLDYEYDQNEVIDDEDLLPVRRAFSENDAYSVSDLTDISVDDELKYDDVLLMKDQEIDESSLESELQFETDDFLDTDDFLDMSCNLSYDTFLPKMELEDDGDEIFPMEDINPEDMENVQKMRELASKRQKKMSKKQNKGRDAVDGEEKDGKVCSRKKKNRGSGSSRRHSTTSDMKTSGCRSSEDCFSKSPRSGVGENGLMPKPILKKRKKVLGSSCVGSPKDDSKIGKVEKTIFHKHREMEEKFPQNVDAMTRAVEDALQAFMPNRLGSMPNRSCSNEEDKKFEDEWADLRLDDKESWKIPTSQRRWLSNGFTTNLMTPEGSPNSHSQVFGSFDSPKSGRSWSSFGSSIFGDVTSERRLRPWDMYGAFSSPKSEGSWASLGSSPVADMKSTEQWQKEVASALKTCEEDDDDDDDVFSETEDTPRADRMTRHDDRGEDIFLFDMSEDEEDSDQYLMADIDTDEYGGSLLSESLKLDLNLIDAQFQQVAAEINRAKAQIFDEMSTIDMRSGDELNLQNEILNDEREKIRRFSEGDDEDDLIMMQTSSSEGSHGDKDDNLILMQTTSADGGHGNEEDHLIKLHASSKTSRKRRLFPSLTTRDDINAGSDETRRMSKFFPSLTESSQADEKEVLEENKEVIRITETVPCIKVECTDGETVDGRCMGKVFCFPQPCESSENKLKVEGVSVYRECPTPRTPAEDRMVIYPLLSTPRTPGTPAEEGMVIYPLLSTPRTPFEPRTPTEEGKVLYSVLSTPRAPLEATISIVDHPDDEEDNDGMCPPLVNSTNQFEYPKTPKTPNSPSVSPWTTPRFRAPQPPCTKSALNSVVDTGYANSGQSTEEWLEMNGCQSVSGDEYRGNCQQSVDMETPHITEGDDEQNCEATVYQLQTSRVESIAVTVAATDDVESSAIIGADRDDVEPIAVTVAATDYIESIAVTVAATDDVKSIAVAAKDPENSEGVSEEDSMVTREAGKSDCDDDDESKHDGQGYQSHFNSIDEDVNRSNHSQTSEWSSLADSCSGNVFDWTTVTNDGDVNIAQVQRLDFDGEEFEHITELTSSLSHGDVESQPSERNDTDDDDDDEKGDEEREEDALDDTPYKIPETSVDVDLEARCESSGLCHVSASPQFCDYISELAEACVNGQLTDKIHESHAKLVKTIPRVIQGDGSGFIADVSSVDCQSLQEEFGASYLDCLPTKCDNNKTSTYHRKIGHLSIELISFDSDTSFGMEWSNHRRAEPSDLDVSASYEGSDSDEEVCKDGADDDDVEGGDDDKEEGEYMEEWFDADDGEQDEDWSEDFVMFTTLPSVNSQECEEGSEDGLQDSGRFSKISEIDYLDVCSPPHTSTPLTCQRSCKVAVTMAPKELMRELSSDSGFGGDRVKAELSQEKWPASHDGVHDAVNNMCSSDVDSGDVQDSMNRSQQTDLNLVSNDSVESDAEVSHCSSSSSSSSQQSFCRRVFCLAIPIHLMLMVFLLLVVILPTVIENLEGECSVSLRDKLLFSSLSWEPVLKYVKGPPPV is encoded by the exons ATGCTGAAGTGGAGAAACCTCCAAAAGTGGTTCAAAAACGGTTCTACTGACAACGACTCTGAAAACAACGACTACGGTAATTATGGCAACAACTTGGTATTTGCAACATCTCCAACCCTTTCTGATTCACTGAAGTTCGACAAGCAGTGTGGTTACCAGAACAAAGTATGGACCCAGGGAACAAGTCAGCAGTTAATCAAGTTACTACAAGGAGACAAAGAAAATGTAGATATTAAACAGTTACAACAGTGGCAG aatttcataaatgatgtggATCAACTCGGTGAATGGTTGACGGATATTGTCTATCAAGCTGATTCATGGAAGACTCCCAGAGGTGACGTCAACAGTCTCAGAGTACATCTGGAAAGACATCTG GCATTTGCCATAGAGATAGAAGCTCACCAGACATTGAAAGAGAGTGTTGTTAGTGAGGCTGTGGACTGTATGAAGGCTTTGCCTCAATCCAGGCAGTGTCTGGAGGAACTGTTGTTGGTGATTGAGTCACAATGGGAAGACTTACAGAACCAGATTGATGTACAATATCAACAAATAGAAGATGCATTGAATGCATTGGAATCTAGTATTACAACTGAAGATTATGCCAGGGTAG TGAGTCCTTTATCGGTTGAACAGGCCAAAGATGCTGTGGATCACTTGACTTTCAAGCTCCACAGCAAGAAAAGAAAGAACTCGCCTATGGAAAGTCACATCTCGGCATTGAATAAACAGGTTGAATCCTTCAGCAGTGTCCAAAG CCTGGACAGTATTCTTATAAACACAGAGAGTGTTTTGAATAGCAGTATTGATGACAGTGACGGTGATAAAAACAACCCAGATGATGAGGCTGTAGATGACTTTCAAGGAGACTACCAGTCTTTGTTTGACTGTTTAAATCAAATGCAGGTTGTCATCACACAGAAAGACACTGATGTCATTGCCAATAATGAACAGTACCAAGAAATATGCAAG gAGTACAAAGATGAAATGGATCGTTTAGAAGCCACAAGAAGGTCAATCAACTGTCAGGGCCACCATTTGATGACGGTCTATCCTAATCTCACTTCGGAAATCACATCCAAGTTATCAGACATCAATGATAGATGGAGTTGTCTCCAGGATCATGTTGTCGTGGATACCATGAGTTCTTCTGCATCCTCGTCACCAAGCAGTCAATCCAGTATGTTGGAAGAGTTGGATGATATTTTGGTGACTCTGAGAGTGTGGCTGAATGATGTCGAATGTCAACTCTATAATGTTAGCTATAATAAATGTCTGAACTCGGATGATGTGGCAGAGTTGCAGAAGAAATCAGAAGAACACCAG GTGTTGCAATCTGACATAGAGAAACATGCCCGTGGTGTGACTGCAGTGTTGACACTATGTGATATTGTACAGGATGATGTCAGAGCCTGTGCTACAGACAAAGACAAGGAGGGTCTGCAGGCAGCAGCGATTAGTTTGAACAGAAGATGGCAAGCCATTCTGACACAAGCCATAGACTTGCAGTCAAAGTTGGAGGAACGACTACAGGAGTATAAG GTAGACGAGTTACCTAATGTAGACGATCTCAGCACTGCTTCAGCTACAGCCAGTGCTACAGCTGTTAGGTTTAGTGACATGTATTGTTTTGAGAAACCAGCCAACTGTGTACCAAGTAAGATGGTAGAAGGACTCCTAGATTACGAGTACGATCAGAACGAAGTGATTGACGATGAAGATCTGTTACCGGTCAGGAGAGCATTCTCAGAAAATGATGCTTACAGTGTGAGTGACTTGACAGACATATCAGTGGATGACGAACTCAAATATGATGATGTCTTACTGATGAAGGATCAGGAAATCGATGAGTCTTCACTAGAAAGCGAGTTGCAGTTTGAAACGGACGACTTCTTAGACACCGATGATTTCTTGGATATGTCTTGTAATCTGTCTTACGATACATTCCTGCCGAAAATGGAGTTAGAAGATGATGGGGATGAGATTTTCCCAATGGAAGACATCAATCCGGAGGACATGGAGAACGTTCAGAAGATGAGGGAATTGGCCTCAAAGAGACAGAAGAAGATgagtaaaaaacaaaacaagggGAGAGATGCTGTGGATGGTGAAGAGAAAGATGGGAAGGTCTGTAGTAGAAAGAAGAAGAACAGAGGGAGTGGTAGTAGTCGAAGACATTCAACAACCTCAGATATGAAGACTAGTGGATGTCGTTCATCCGAAGATTGTTTTAGCAAGTCACCGAGAAGTGGCGTCGGTGAAAATGGACTCATGCCCAAACCGATtttgaagaaaagaaagaaagtattGGGAAGCAGTTGTGTTGGAAGTCCAAAAGATGACAGCAAAATCGGGAAAGTGGAAAAAACTATTTTTCACAAACACCGGGAAATGGAAGAGAAATTTCCACAAAATGTTGATGCCATGACAAGGGCTGTAGAAGATGCGTTACAGGCATTCATGCCAAACAGACTTGGCAGCATGCCAAACAGATCTTGCAGCAATGAAGAGGATAAAAAGTTTGAAGATGAGTGGGCCGATCTAAGACTAGATGATAAGGAGTCATGGAAAATCCCCACAAGTCAACGAAGGTGGTTATCCAATGGTTTTACCACCAATCTCATGACACCAGAGGGCAGCCCGAATAGTCACAGCCAAGTGTTTGGTTCTTTTGACAGTCCAAAGAGTGGGAGAAGTTGGTCGTCTTTTGGTAGCAGCATTTTTGGTGATGTGACATCAGAAAGGAGACTCCGACCTTGGGATATGTACGGTGCTTTTAGCAGTCCGAAAAGTGAAGGTAGTTGGGCGTCTTTGGGTAGCAGTCCTGTAgctgacatgaaaagtacagaaCAGTGGCAGAAAGAAGTGGCTTCTGCATTGAAGACTTGTGAAGaagatgatgacgacgatgacgatgtGTTCAGTGAGACAGAAGATACGCCTAGAGCTGATAGAATGACTAGACATGATGATCGTGGGGAAGACATCTTCCTCTTCGATATGAGTGAGGACGAGGAAGATAGTGATCAATACTTGATGGCGGACATCGATACTGATGAGTACGGAGGAAGCTTACTCAGTGAGAGCTTGAAACTTGACTTAAATTTGATCGATGCTCAGTTTCAGCAAGTTGCTGCCGAGATCAATCGAGCTAAGGCTCAGATATTTGATGAAATGTCAACGATTGACATGAGATCTGGAGACGAGTTGAATTTACAGAATGAGATTCTAAATGACGAGAGGGAGAAAATCAGACGATTCTCTGAGGGCGACGATGAAGATGATTTGATAATGATGCAGACGAGTAGCTCTGAGGGTAGTCATGGTGACAAAGATGATAACTTGATATTGATGCAGACTACAAGTGCTGATGGTGGTCACGGTAATGAGGAAGATCATTTGATAAAGCTGCACGCCAGTAGCAAAACAAGCAGAAAGAGGAGGCTGTTTCCATCTTTAACTACCAGAGATGACATCAACGCAGGCAGTGATGAAACAAGGAGGATGTCCAAGTTTTTTCCATCACTTACTGAAAGTAGTCAAGCTGACGAGAAGGAAGTATTAGAAGAGAATAAGGAAGTGATACGTATCACTGAAACCGTTCCATGCATAAAAGTAGAATGTACTGATGGTGAAACTGTTGATGGCAGGTGTATGGGGAAGGTATTCTGTTTTCCACAACCCTGTGAAAGCAGTGAAAACAAGCTGAAAGTGGAAGGTGTGTCAGTATATAGAGAGTGCCCAACTCCAAGAACACCAGCTGAAGATAGGATGGTGATTTACCCACTGCTATCAACTCCGAGAACACCAGGAACTCCAGCTGAAGAAGGGATGGTGATATACCCTCTGTTATCAACTCCTAGAACGCCTTTCGAACCCAGAACTCCAACCGAAGAAGGGAAAGTGTTGTACTCAGTGCTATCAACTCCAAGGGCACCACTGGAAGCCACAATATCAATTGTTGACCATCCAGATGATGAGGAAGACAATGATGGGATGTGTCCACCACTTGTCAATAGCACAAATCAATTTGAATATCCTAAAACACCCAAAACACCTAACTCACCAAGTGTAAGTCCTTGGACTACCCCTAGATTTCGTGCACCACAACCTCCGTGTACAAAGAGTGCGTTGAATTCCGTAGTGGATACTGGATATGCAAATAGTGGTCAAAGCACTGAAGAGTGGCTGGAGATGAATGGTTGTCAGTCTGTGAGTGGAGATGAGTATCGTGGGAATTGTCAGCAATCGGTGGATATGGAAACACCTCATATCACAGAAGGAGATGATGAGCAGAATTGTGAAGCAACCGTCTACCAGCTACAAACAAGTCGTGTTGAGTCCATTGCAGTTACAGTTGCAGCCACAGATGATGTCGAATCCAGTGCAATTATAGGTGCGGACAGAGATGATGTAGAACCCATTGCAGTGACAGTTGCAGCCACAGACTACATTGAATCCATTGCAGTTACAGTTGCAGCCACAGACGATGTGAAATCCATTGCAGTTGCAGCCAAAGATCCTGAGAATAGTGAAGGAGTTAGTGAGGAAGACTCCATGGTGACAAGAGAAGCAGGAAAGTCAGActgcgatgatgatgatgaatcaAAACATGATGGTCAAGGCTATCAGTCTCATTTCAACTCTATCGACGAAGACGTGAATAGAAGTAATCATTCTCAAACAAGTGAATGGTCCAGTCTGGCTGACAGCTGTAGTGGTAATGTGTTTGATTGGACAACAGTGACTAATGATGGTGATGTAAATATTGCTCAAGTGCAGAGGCTAGATTTTGATGGTGAAGAGTTTGAACACATCACAGAGTTGACATCTTCACTCAGTCATGGAGATGTAGAAAGTCAACCTTCTGAGAGGAATGatacagatgatgatgatgatgatgaaaaaggTGATGAAGAAAGGGAGGAGGATGCTTTGGATGATACTCCTTACAAGATACCAGAGACATCTGTAGATGTCGACCTTGAAGCAAGGTGTGAAAGCAGTGGCTTATGCCATGTGAGCGCCTCACCCCAGTTCTGCGACTACATATCTGAGTTGGCTGAAGCCTGTGTGAATGGTCAGCTGACGGACAAGATCCACGAATCGCATGCCAAGCTGGTGAAAACCATTCCAAGAGTGATTCAAGGTGATGGGAGTGGATTTATAGCTGATGTGTCTAGTGTGGACTGCCAGAGTCTACAGGAAGAATTTGGAGCTTCATATTTAGATTGTCTTCCTACGAAGTGTGACAACAATAAGACATCAACGTACCACCGTAAAATTGGCCACCTCTCTATTGAACTAATCAGTTTTGATAGTgacaccagttttggaatggagTGGTCAAATCACCGTAGAGCCGAACCGTCTGACTTGGATGTTAGCGCCAGCTATGAAGGCAGTGACAGTGATGAAGAAGTATGTAAGGACggtgctgatgatgatgatgtggaaggtggtgatgatgacaaGGAGGAGGGAGAATATATGGAGGAATGGTTTGATGCTGATGATGGGGAGCAAGATGAAGACTGGAGTGAAGACTTTGTGATGTTTACTACCTTACCAAGCGTTAACTCTCAAGAATGTGAGGAAGGCAGTGAGGATGGACTGCAAGACAGTGGTAGATTTTCAAAG ATAAGTGAAATAGACTATTTGGATGTGTGTAGCCCACCACATACTTCAACTCCGCTTACATGTCAGAGGTCATGTAAAGTAGCAGTGACCATGGCACCTAAAGAGTTGATGAGAGAATTGTCGTCAGATAGTGGTTTTGGTGGAGATCGGGTAAAGGCAGAACTAAGCCAGGAGAAGTGGCCAGCCAGCCATGATGGTGTTCATGACGCAGTGAACAACATGTGTTCTTCAGATGTTGATTCTGGTGATGTCCAGGATTCAATGAATAGATCGCAGCAAACCGATCTGAATTTGGTCAGCAACGATAGCGTAGAGAGTGACGCAGAAGTAAGTCAttgcagcagcagcagcagcagctcCTCGCAACAGTCGTTCTGTCGTCGTGTATTTTGTCTGGCAATCCCGATACACCTAATGTTAATGGTCTTTCTACTACTGGTCGTCATATTACCAACAGTGATAGAAAACCTAGAAGGTGAGTGCAGTGTTTCCCTGAGAGACAAACTATTGTTCAGTAGTTTGTCCTGGGAACCTGTCCTCAAATATGTCAAAGGGCCTCCTCCAGTCTGA